A genomic region of Acidobacteriota bacterium contains the following coding sequences:
- the nusG gene encoding transcription termination/antitermination protein NusG — MGGSGESALPKKWYIIHTYSGFERKVAEGFMNRVQAYGLHGKIGQILIPTEDVVEMRGGKKVVTSKLFFPGYILVEMELTDETWHLVRNTPKVSGFVSQGNKPTPLTEEEVNQVVQRVSTAAEKPKPKFMFDKNDMVKIIDGPFSNFTGEVEDVNVERSTLKVMVTIFGRPTPVELEFIQVEKL, encoded by the coding sequence ATGGGTGGCTCGGGCGAATCCGCACTCCCCAAGAAGTGGTACATCATCCACACCTATTCCGGTTTCGAGCGGAAGGTGGCCGAGGGTTTCATGAACCGGGTGCAGGCCTACGGTCTGCACGGAAAGATCGGCCAGATCCTGATTCCCACCGAGGATGTCGTGGAGATGCGCGGCGGCAAGAAGGTCGTCACTTCCAAGCTCTTTTTTCCCGGATACATCCTGGTGGAGATGGAACTGACGGACGAGACCTGGCACCTGGTTCGCAACACCCCCAAGGTGAGCGGCTTCGTCAGTCAGGGCAACAAGCCCACGCCCCTGACCGAGGAAGAGGTCAACCAGGTGGTTCAGCGGGTGTCGACGGCCGCCGAGAAGCCCAAGCCCAAGTTCATGTTCGACAAGAACGACATGGTCAAGATCATCGACGGCCCGTTCTCCAACTTCACCGGAGAAGTCGAGGACGTGAACGTGGAACGCAGCACCCTGAAGGTCATGGTGACCATCTTCGGAAGGCCGACACCAGTGGAGTTGGAGTTCATACAAGTAGAAAAGCTCTAA
- the rplA gene encoding 50S ribosomal protein L1 — protein MAGKKYLEAKKKVEPREYSLEDAVQLLQQIKFTRFDETLEIALRLGVDPRHADQMVRGTVVLPHGLGKAATVCVIASGERVKEAEAAGADIVGGDEIVERIQKGWLDFDAVVATPDMMKLVGRLGRILGPRGMMPNPKAGTVTFDVGHAVQEIKAGKVEFRVDRNGVIHAPLGQISFSADHLVSNALSLITAVVRARPAAAKGQYLRTIYLSSTMSPGVKVDANRVEAA, from the coding sequence ATGGCTGGAAAGAAATACCTGGAAGCGAAGAAGAAGGTCGAACCCCGGGAATACTCGCTGGAGGACGCGGTCCAGCTCCTGCAGCAGATCAAGTTCACCCGTTTCGACGAGACCTTGGAGATCGCACTCCGTCTCGGCGTCGATCCCCGGCACGCGGACCAGATGGTCCGAGGCACCGTGGTGCTGCCTCACGGCCTGGGCAAGGCGGCGACGGTCTGCGTCATCGCCTCGGGAGAAAGGGTGAAGGAAGCCGAGGCGGCGGGTGCCGACATCGTGGGCGGCGACGAGATCGTGGAGCGGATCCAGAAGGGCTGGCTCGATTTCGATGCCGTCGTGGCCACCCCCGACATGATGAAGCTGGTGGGGAGGCTGGGAAGGATCCTGGGTCCCCGCGGGATGATGCCCAATCCCAAGGCGGGAACCGTCACCTTCGACGTGGGCCATGCCGTGCAGGAGATCAAGGCCGGAAAGGTGGAGTTCAGGGTGGACCGGAACGGCGTCATCCATGCTCCCCTGGGGCAGATTTCGTTCTCCGCCGACCACTTGGTCTCCAATGCCCTCAGCTTGATCACGGCGGTGGTCAGGGCCCGGCCGGCGGCGGCCAAGGGGCAGTATCTCAGGACCATCTACCTTTCGTCCACCATGAGCCCCGGGGTGAAGGTGGACGCCAATCGTGTGGAGGCAGCGTAA
- the tuf gene encoding elongation factor Tu, giving the protein MAKEKFQRTKPHVNIGTIGHVDHGKTTLTAAITQVLSAENPSVEIRDFDSIDNAPEERERGITIAVAHVEYETAERHYAHVDCPGHADYIKNMITGAAQMDGAILVVSAADGPMPQTREHILLARQVGVPSIVVFLNKVDMVDDEELLELVELEVRELLSQYEFPGDDIPVVYGSALKAMEGDAGAQDQIRELMDAVDGYVPMPERDVDKPFLMPIEDIFSISGRGTVVTGRVERGKIKVGTEMEIVGIRPTMKRVVTGVEMFRKLLDEGQAGDNVGLLLRGTPKNEVERGQVVAAKGSITPHTKCQAEAYILTREEGGRHTPFFTGYRPQFYFRTTDVTGNVTLPDGTEMVMPGDNVTIEFNLITPIAIERGLRFAIREGGHTVGAGTITRILE; this is encoded by the coding sequence ATGGCGAAGGAGAAGTTTCAGCGCACGAAGCCGCATGTGAACATTGGAACCATCGGGCACGTGGACCACGGCAAGACGACGTTGACGGCGGCCATCACGCAGGTGTTGAGCGCCGAGAATCCCAGCGTGGAGATCCGGGATTTCGATTCCATCGACAACGCGCCGGAAGAGCGGGAGCGGGGGATCACCATCGCGGTGGCCCACGTGGAGTACGAGACGGCCGAGCGCCACTACGCGCACGTGGACTGTCCGGGACACGCCGACTACATCAAGAACATGATCACGGGAGCGGCCCAGATGGACGGGGCGATCCTGGTGGTCTCGGCGGCGGACGGGCCGATGCCGCAGACCCGCGAGCACATCCTGCTGGCGCGGCAGGTGGGAGTGCCCTCCATCGTGGTCTTCCTGAACAAGGTGGACATGGTGGATGACGAGGAGCTGCTGGAGCTGGTGGAGCTGGAGGTGCGGGAACTGCTGAGCCAGTACGAGTTTCCCGGGGACGACATTCCGGTGGTGTACGGGAGTGCCTTGAAGGCGATGGAGGGAGACGCGGGGGCGCAGGACCAGATCCGGGAGTTGATGGACGCGGTGGACGGGTACGTGCCGATGCCGGAGCGGGACGTGGACAAGCCGTTTCTGATGCCGATCGAGGATATTTTCTCCATCAGCGGCCGGGGCACGGTGGTGACGGGCCGGGTGGAGCGCGGGAAGATCAAGGTGGGGACGGAGATGGAGATCGTGGGGATCCGGCCCACGATGAAGCGGGTGGTGACGGGCGTGGAGATGTTCCGCAAGCTGCTGGACGAAGGTCAGGCGGGAGACAACGTGGGGTTGTTGCTGCGGGGGACGCCGAAGAACGAAGTGGAGCGTGGACAGGTGGTGGCGGCCAAGGGGTCGATCACGCCGCACACGAAATGCCAGGCGGAGGCGTACATATTGACCCGGGAGGAAGGCGGGCGGCACACGCCATTTTTCACGGGGTACCGGCCGCAGTTTTACTTTCGGACGACGGACGTGACGGGGAACGTGACGTTGCCGGACGGGACGGAGATGGTGATGCCGGGGGACAACGTGACGATCGAGTTCAACCTGATCACGCCCATCGCCATCGAGCGGGGCCTGCGCTTCGCCATCCGCGAAGGCGGCCACACGGTGGGCGCCGGCACCATTACCCGGATCCTGGAGTAG
- the rplK gene encoding 50S ribosomal protein L11, which translates to MARRRGKRVIGMVKLQIPAGKATPAPPVGPALGQQGVNIMDFCKAFNAKTSSDEGLIIPVVITVYHDRSYSFITKTPLAAVLLKRAAGIAKGSPEPNKSKVARVTMGQVEEIARIKMADLNAGDMEAASRIIMGTARSMGVEVGP; encoded by the coding sequence ATGGCCAGACGCAGAGGCAAACGCGTGATCGGAATGGTCAAGCTCCAGATCCCGGCCGGCAAGGCGACCCCGGCGCCCCCGGTGGGGCCGGCCCTGGGCCAGCAGGGCGTCAACATCATGGATTTCTGCAAGGCCTTCAACGCCAAGACCAGCTCCGACGAGGGGTTGATCATTCCGGTGGTCATCACCGTCTACCACGACCGGAGCTACAGCTTCATCACCAAGACGCCGCTGGCCGCGGTCCTGTTGAAACGCGCCGCCGGAATCGCCAAGGGGTCGCCGGAGCCCAATAAGAGCAAGGTCGCCCGGGTGACCATGGGGCAGGTGGAGGAGATCGCACGGATCAAGATGGCCGACCTGAACGCCGGCGACATGGAGGCGGCCTCGCGGATCATCATGGGGACGGCCCGGAGCATGGGAGTCGAGGTCGGTCCGTAG
- the rpmG gene encoding 50S ribosomal protein L33, translating into MRDIITLRCIECNRKNYSTTKNKKTQRGRLELRKYCSWCRRHVAHREAR; encoded by the coding sequence ATGCGCGACATCATCACGCTCCGATGCATCGAGTGCAATCGGAAAAATTATAGTACGACCAAGAACAAGAAGACTCAGCGAGGTCGGCTTGAGCTGAGAAAGTACTGCAGTTGGTGTCGTCGCCACGTGGCTCACCGCGAGGCGCGATAA
- the secE gene encoding preprotein translocase subunit SecE yields MLEKLASAPTRLKSFYFDVKRELRKVTWPGRNEVYGTTAVVLISVFFFGFYLFFVDMILSNLVDRVFEFFR; encoded by the coding sequence ATGTTGGAAAAACTTGCGAGCGCTCCCACGAGGCTGAAGAGCTTCTATTTCGACGTGAAGAGGGAATTGCGGAAGGTCACCTGGCCCGGCCGCAACGAGGTCTATGGAACCACTGCGGTGGTGCTGATCAGCGTTTTCTTCTTCGGGTTCTATCTCTTCTTCGTGGACATGATTCTGAGCAACCTCGTGGACCGGGTGTTCGAGTTTTTCCGGTAA
- the rpoB gene encoding DNA-directed RNA polymerase subunit beta, which yields MSELVESVNGERVDFAKIRTVFPIPNLLEVQKQSYQRFLQMDLLPSEREDIGLQAVFNSVFPIADFRGISSLEFVDYSIGNWECKCGEIKGIEKLRSSCSSCGATLVVNPYSVEDITCRSCGSRNPNKVERCEACGDPVHLNIKYNLNECKERGMTYSVPLRVTIRLVVWDKNPDTDDRTIRDIKEQEVFFGDIPLMTENGLFIINGTERVIVSQLHRSPGVFFESNRVKKHCLAKIIPYRGSWVEFEFDEKKNLLHIRIDRKRKFPATVFLRALGLETDEEILRIFYTVSTIRVGADGRLFRKLDESLIGTRSRHGVPDPSDEDRPLVRAGRKYSQTSYSRMLKAGVDEVEIGIEDLQGAMSAAEVVDFKTGEILLEANNFVAESTVNRAIEAGIEELAVFYPESDDVGTILTDTVKKDAVKSKEEALIEIYRKQRPGDPPTLDTATALFKGMFQDPRRYDFSRVGRLKLNIKLGQDISLEERTLSTSDFCQIVDYLMRLGNNLGAADDIDHLGNRRVRAVGELLENQFRIGLVRMERAIKEKMSVHQEMTTAMPHDLINAKPVTASIREFFGSSQLSQFMDQTNPLSEITHKRRLSALGPGGLSRERAGFEVRDVHPSHYGRICPVETPEGPNIGLISSLSCYARIDQFGFIESPYRKVVDGRILDYVRITDAGDSEFKIAEAYPYDDVLQTNKVLSGREKRLVRYDPHAFYLTAWQGDKHVTAQANVEVDDRGRLIRDRVSARHEGNFVFVPKEEVQYVDVSPKQLVSVAASLVPFLEHDDANRALMGSNMQRQAVPLIRAEAPLVGTGMERIAARDSGAVILCKRDGIVDSVDAQRIIVRVTSQDGDESRGAGVDIYKLIKFARSNQNTCINQKPLVRIGQQVRKGQVLVDGPCTDQGELALGRNVLVAFMPWRGYNFEDAILVSEKLVKEDIYTSVHIEELDIESRDTKLGPEDITRDIPNVSESVLADLDESGIVRIGAKIRPGDIMVGKVTPKGETQLTPEEKLLRAIFGEKAGEVKDASLYAPPGIEGTVVGVKIFARKGVPKDLRSQQIEDEEVARLAKDRQDEIRIIREEAAKTMLDLVSGATLAEDLIDLEGEVLGREGDQVSRRRLKRLPYRELVEVVPDDAKLRQELAGLFRKTERKIKILHSLHDERLGRIEKGDELAPGVIKMVKVYVAMKRKLSVGDKMAGRHGNKGVIARITPEEDMPYLPDGTPVEILLNPLGVPSRMNVGQILESHLGWAAKSLGVHYATPVFDGAEEPEIRSELRRASLPEDGKTLLYDGVTGKSFDQKVMVGYIYMNKLSHLVDEKIHARSIGPYSLITQQPLGGKAQFGGQRFGEMEVWALEGYGAAHILQELLTAKSDDVHGRAKIYEAIVKGESNYTPGIPESFNVLIRELQSLGLDVELVERPRRRFRRRSEIRESVESMVTETPEAEEAPAPETMDA from the coding sequence ATGTCTGAACTCGTCGAGAGTGTCAATGGAGAGCGCGTCGATTTTGCCAAGATCAGGACCGTCTTTCCGATTCCCAACCTGCTCGAGGTCCAGAAGCAGTCCTATCAGCGATTTCTCCAGATGGACCTGCTTCCTTCCGAGCGGGAGGACATCGGCTTGCAGGCGGTCTTCAACTCGGTATTTCCCATCGCCGACTTCAGAGGCATCTCATCGCTGGAGTTCGTGGACTACTCCATCGGGAACTGGGAGTGCAAGTGCGGGGAAATCAAGGGGATCGAGAAGCTGCGGAGTTCCTGCTCCAGTTGCGGCGCGACCCTGGTGGTGAACCCGTACAGCGTCGAGGACATCACCTGCCGCAGTTGCGGCTCGCGGAATCCCAACAAGGTGGAGCGTTGCGAGGCCTGCGGCGATCCGGTTCACCTCAACATCAAGTACAACCTGAACGAGTGCAAGGAGCGGGGGATGACCTATTCGGTTCCGCTCCGCGTCACCATCCGGCTGGTGGTCTGGGACAAGAACCCCGATACCGACGACAGGACGATTCGGGACATCAAGGAGCAGGAGGTCTTTTTCGGGGACATCCCCCTGATGACCGAGAACGGGCTCTTTATCATCAACGGGACCGAGCGGGTCATCGTCAGCCAGTTGCACCGCTCTCCCGGAGTCTTCTTCGAATCCAACCGGGTTAAGAAACATTGCCTGGCCAAGATCATCCCCTACCGGGGATCCTGGGTAGAGTTCGAGTTCGACGAGAAGAAAAACCTGCTTCACATCCGGATCGACCGCAAACGGAAGTTTCCCGCCACCGTCTTCCTGCGCGCGCTGGGACTGGAGACCGACGAGGAGATCCTGCGCATTTTCTACACCGTCTCCACGATTCGGGTCGGAGCGGACGGCAGATTGTTCCGGAAGCTGGATGAATCGTTGATCGGGACCCGGTCCCGCCACGGCGTCCCGGACCCGTCCGATGAGGATCGCCCTCTGGTCCGGGCCGGACGGAAGTACAGCCAGACCAGCTATTCGCGAATGCTGAAGGCCGGCGTGGACGAGGTGGAGATCGGAATCGAAGACTTGCAGGGAGCCATGTCGGCCGCGGAGGTCGTCGATTTCAAGACCGGCGAGATCCTGCTGGAGGCCAACAACTTCGTCGCCGAGAGCACCGTGAACCGGGCCATCGAGGCGGGCATCGAGGAACTGGCGGTCTTCTATCCGGAGTCGGACGACGTGGGGACGATTCTGACCGATACCGTCAAGAAAGACGCGGTCAAGTCCAAGGAGGAAGCGCTCATCGAAATCTACCGGAAGCAGCGGCCCGGCGATCCTCCCACGCTGGATACGGCGACGGCCCTCTTCAAGGGGATGTTCCAGGATCCCAGGCGGTACGACTTCTCGCGCGTGGGCCGTCTGAAGCTGAACATCAAGCTGGGTCAGGACATTTCCCTCGAGGAGCGGACCCTTTCCACCAGCGATTTCTGCCAGATCGTCGACTACCTGATGAGGCTGGGGAACAACCTGGGGGCCGCCGACGACATCGACCACCTGGGGAACCGGCGGGTCAGAGCCGTCGGAGAGCTCCTGGAGAACCAGTTCCGCATCGGCCTGGTGCGAATGGAGCGGGCCATCAAGGAGAAGATGTCCGTGCATCAGGAGATGACCACGGCCATGCCCCATGATCTGATCAACGCGAAGCCGGTGACGGCCTCCATCCGGGAGTTCTTCGGCAGCAGCCAACTCTCCCAGTTCATGGATCAGACCAATCCGCTTTCGGAGATCACCCACAAGCGGCGGCTCTCCGCCCTCGGGCCCGGCGGCCTCAGCCGCGAACGGGCGGGGTTCGAGGTGCGCGACGTCCACCCCTCCCACTACGGGCGCATCTGTCCGGTGGAGACGCCGGAAGGGCCCAATATCGGGCTGATCTCCTCTCTGAGCTGCTACGCCCGGATCGACCAGTTCGGCTTCATCGAGTCCCCCTACCGGAAGGTGGTGGACGGCCGGATCCTGGACTACGTCCGGATCACCGACGCGGGAGACTCCGAATTCAAGATCGCCGAAGCGTATCCCTACGACGACGTGCTGCAGACCAACAAGGTGTTGAGCGGCCGCGAGAAACGGCTCGTCCGGTACGATCCGCACGCCTTCTACCTCACCGCCTGGCAGGGCGACAAGCATGTCACGGCCCAGGCCAACGTGGAGGTGGATGATCGGGGGCGGCTGATCCGCGACCGGGTGAGCGCCCGCCACGAGGGGAACTTCGTTTTCGTTCCCAAGGAAGAGGTCCAGTACGTGGACGTCAGCCCCAAGCAGTTGGTCAGCGTGGCGGCCAGCCTGGTCCCCTTTCTGGAGCACGATGATGCCAACCGGGCCCTGATGGGCTCCAACATGCAGCGGCAGGCGGTCCCCTTGATTCGGGCCGAGGCGCCGCTGGTGGGCACCGGCATGGAGCGCATCGCCGCCCGCGATTCGGGGGCCGTCATCCTCTGCAAGCGCGACGGAATCGTGGACAGCGTCGATGCCCAGCGGATCATCGTGCGGGTCACCAGCCAGGACGGAGACGAGAGCCGGGGAGCCGGGGTCGACATCTACAAGCTGATCAAGTTCGCCCGGTCCAACCAGAACACGTGCATCAACCAGAAGCCGCTGGTTCGTATCGGGCAGCAGGTGCGGAAGGGTCAGGTTCTGGTGGACGGTCCCTGCACCGACCAGGGGGAACTGGCGCTGGGACGAAACGTCCTGGTGGCGTTCATGCCCTGGCGGGGCTACAACTTCGAAGACGCCATTCTGGTCAGCGAGAAGCTGGTCAAGGAGGACATCTACACCTCCGTTCACATCGAAGAGCTGGACATCGAGTCCCGCGACACCAAATTGGGTCCCGAGGACATCACCCGGGACATTCCCAACGTGAGCGAGTCGGTCCTGGCCGACCTGGACGAGAGCGGGATCGTCCGGATCGGGGCCAAGATCAGGCCCGGCGACATCATGGTGGGGAAGGTGACTCCCAAGGGTGAGACCCAGCTCACCCCCGAAGAGAAGCTCTTGAGAGCCATCTTCGGCGAGAAGGCGGGCGAGGTGAAGGACGCGTCCCTCTATGCCCCGCCGGGCATCGAAGGAACGGTGGTCGGAGTGAAGATCTTCGCCCGCAAGGGAGTGCCCAAGGACCTCAGGAGCCAGCAGATCGAGGATGAAGAGGTGGCCCGCTTGGCCAAGGACCGGCAAGACGAGATCCGGATCATCCGCGAAGAGGCCGCCAAGACCATGTTGGATCTGGTCTCCGGCGCCACGCTGGCGGAAGACCTCATCGACCTTGAGGGCGAGGTGTTGGGCCGTGAGGGCGACCAGGTCTCGCGCCGCCGGTTGAAGCGCCTCCCGTACCGCGAGCTGGTCGAGGTGGTTCCCGACGATGCGAAGCTGCGGCAGGAGCTCGCCGGCCTGTTCCGGAAGACGGAGAGGAAGATCAAGATCCTGCATTCCCTTCACGACGAGCGGCTGGGCCGGATCGAGAAGGGGGACGAGCTGGCGCCCGGCGTCATCAAGATGGTGAAGGTGTACGTGGCCATGAAGCGGAAGCTCTCCGTGGGCGACAAGATGGCCGGAAGGCACGGCAACAAGGGTGTCATCGCCCGCATCACCCCCGAAGAGGACATGCCCTATCTGCCCGACGGCACGCCGGTCGAGATTTTGCTGAACCCCTTGGGGGTTCCCTCCCGGATGAACGTGGGGCAGATCCTGGAGTCGCATCTGGGTTGGGCGGCCAAATCGCTGGGGGTGCACTACGCCACTCCCGTATTCGACGGGGCCGAGGAGCCGGAGATTCGGTCCGAGCTGCGCAGAGCGAGTCTCCCGGAGGACGGCAAGACGCTCCTCTACGACGGAGTGACCGGCAAGTCTTTCGACCAGAAGGTGATGGTCGGCTACATCTACATGAACAAGTTGAGCCACCTGGTGGACGAAAAGATCCACGCCCGCTCCATCGGGCCCTACAGCCTGATCACCCAGCAGCCCCTGGGGGGCAAGGCCCAGTTCGGAGGACAGCGGTTCGGAGAAATGGAGGTCTGGGCCCTGGAAGGCTACGGAGCGGCCCACATTCTCCAGGAGCTGCTGACCGCCAAGTCGGACGATGTCCATGGGCGGGCCAAGATCTACGAGGCCATCGTCAAGGGTGAGTCCAACTACACCCCGGGAATTCCCGAATCGTTCAACGTTCTGATTCGGGAACTCCAGTCCCTGGGTCTGGACGTGGAGCTGGTGGAGCGGCCTCGCAGGAGGTTCCGCCGCCGGTCCGAGATCCGGGAGTCCGTGGAATCCATGGTGACCGAAACGCCGGAGGCGGAAGAGGCTCCCGCGCCGGAGACCATGGACGCCTGA
- the rplJ gene encoding 50S ribosomal protein L10, translating to MTRDEKRQIIQALRQTFRQNQTVLLLTFSEINVPDLTALRRQIREAGNGYRVVKNTLAIRAAEETPVGQLNDDFEGPTAVAFSDSDPTVLAKIIKEFADAHPGMKFKSGVVAGRAVAAEQVSELADMPSREELLAKVAFMFNAPLTRLAATLQSPLAKMGSLLKQVAEQKEEA from the coding sequence GTGACAAGGGACGAAAAAAGACAGATCATCCAGGCACTCAGGCAGACCTTCCGGCAGAACCAGACCGTTCTGCTGTTGACGTTCTCGGAGATCAACGTTCCGGATCTGACCGCGTTGCGGCGGCAGATCAGGGAGGCGGGCAATGGTTACCGGGTGGTCAAGAACACTCTGGCCATTCGCGCCGCCGAGGAAACTCCCGTCGGCCAGTTGAACGACGACTTCGAAGGGCCGACCGCGGTGGCTTTCTCGGATTCCGATCCCACCGTTCTGGCCAAGATCATCAAGGAATTCGCCGACGCCCATCCGGGCATGAAATTCAAGTCGGGAGTGGTTGCGGGGCGGGCCGTGGCGGCCGAGCAGGTGTCGGAACTGGCCGACATGCCCTCGCGGGAAGAGCTCCTGGCCAAGGTTGCCTTTATGTTCAATGCTCCGCTGACTCGTCTCGCCGCCACGCTGCAGTCCCCCCTCGCCAAGATGGGATCGCTGCTCAAGCAAGTGGCCGAGCAGAAAGAGGAAGCGTAA
- the rplL gene encoding 50S ribosomal protein L7/L12 yields the protein MSITNEQILEWIGNASILEINQLVKDMEEKFGISAAVAAPAAVGGAGAAAEAVEEQTEFDVVLTSYGAKKINVIKVVRQVTTLGLKEAKDLVESAPKAVREAVDKEEAEKIKKLFEDAGATVELK from the coding sequence ATGTCCATTACCAATGAACAGATCCTGGAGTGGATCGGCAACGCGTCGATCCTCGAGATCAATCAGCTCGTCAAGGACATGGAGGAGAAATTCGGGATCAGCGCCGCCGTGGCGGCTCCCGCCGCCGTCGGTGGCGCAGGGGCCGCGGCCGAGGCCGTCGAGGAGCAGACCGAATTCGACGTGGTCCTCACCTCCTACGGAGCCAAGAAGATCAATGTCATCAAGGTGGTCCGCCAGGTCACCACTTTGGGACTGAAGGAAGCCAAGGACCTGGTGGAGAGTGCTCCCAAGGCGGTTCGCGAAGCGGTGGACAAGGAAGAAGCCGAGAAGATCAAGAAGCTCTTCGAGGACGCCGGCGCGACCGTCGAGCTCAAGTAG